A portion of the Sphingobacterium spiritivorum genome contains these proteins:
- a CDS encoding DUF6620 family protein — MNLDPQTLHGMHYTEDQFDAELEKRFQEHVDSSDGDWDKSDRHSYRRHLLRQIYQEWNPETDTDDFINFEMANSMKYSGVATAGYTKEDHDNPLLQPIHGISLKDYTALVANLGSIDPKTLFNAFGIDETIFEELNILWPKRMQEDETFTITTLYGQYFMEIGNHPVILDLHNKSNTAPAGTNNNLDRLKSDPYFYEELNAARTAAYEYGIDGAQWIEDNFGIGLIDFQSVAMQWMTKRNQNFNTAEITEMMDYHEIKYEEYKAKFAGEQGGNIGDDIDF; from the coding sequence ATGAATTTAGATCCCCAAACATTACATGGTATGCATTACACAGAAGATCAGTTTGATGCGGAATTAGAAAAAAGATTTCAGGAACATGTAGATAGCAGTGATGGCGATTGGGATAAAAGTGACCGCCACAGCTACCGCAGACATTTGCTGAGACAGATTTATCAGGAATGGAATCCGGAAACAGACACAGACGATTTTATCAATTTTGAAATGGCTAACTCAATGAAGTATTCAGGCGTGGCTACAGCAGGTTATACCAAAGAAGATCATGATAATCCACTGTTACAACCCATTCACGGTATTTCACTAAAAGACTATACAGCTTTGGTTGCCAATCTGGGTAGTATAGACCCGAAAACCTTATTTAATGCTTTCGGTATAGACGAGACTATATTTGAGGAGCTCAATATACTATGGCCAAAGCGTATGCAGGAAGATGAAACTTTTACCATCACCACCCTTTATGGTCAGTATTTTATGGAAATAGGAAATCATCCTGTAATTCTTGACCTTCATAACAAAAGTAACACGGCACCTGCCGGCACTAATAACAATCTGGATCGTTTAAAATCTGACCCTTATTTTTACGAAGAATTAAATGCTGCACGTACGGCTGCTTACGAGTATGGAATTGATGGTGCACAATGGATTGAAGATAATTTCGGAATTGGTCTCATTGATTTTCAAAGTGTCGCAATGCAATGGATGACAAAACGAAATCAGAATTTCAATACTGCTGAAATTACCGAAATGATGGACTATCATGAGATAAAATACGAGGAGTATAAAGCCAAATTTGCCGGAGAACAAGGTGGAAATATAGGTGATGACATTGATTTTTAA